Proteins encoded together in one Rhinopithecus roxellana isolate Shanxi Qingling chromosome 3, ASM756505v1, whole genome shotgun sequence window:
- the LOC104681787 gene encoding LOW QUALITY PROTEIN: protocadherin beta-6 (The sequence of the model RefSeq protein was modified relative to this genomic sequence to represent the inferred CDS: deleted 1 base in 1 codon) has protein sequence MQTKVQNKKRQVAFFILLMLWGEVDSESIQYSVLEETESGTFVANLTKDLGLRVEELAARGARVVFKGNRQHLQLDPQTHDLLLNEKLDREELCGSTEPCVLPFQVLLENPLQFFQASLRVRDINDHSPEFPAGEMLLKISEITMPGKIFPLKMAHDLDTGSNGLQSYTISSNPHFHVLTRNRSEGRKFPELVLDKPLDREEQPRLTLTLTALDGGSPPRSGTSEIHIQVLDINDNIPEFAQELYEAQIPENNPLGSLVITVSARDLDAGSFGKVSYALFQADDINQPFEINAITGEIRLRKALDFEEVQSYDVDVEATDGGGLSGKCSLVVRVLDVNDNAPELTMSFFISPIPENLPEIIVAVFSVSDADSGHNQQVICSIENDLPFLLRTSVENFYTLVTEGALDRESRAEYNITITVTDLGTPRLKTQQSITVQVSDVNDNAPTFTQTFYTLFVRENNSPALHIGSVSATDRDSGTNAQVTYSLLPPQDPHLPLASLVSINASLVSINGDNGHLFALRSLDYEALQAFEFRVGTTDRGSPALSSEALVRVLVLDANDNSPFVLYPLQNGSAPCTELVPRAAEPGYLVTKVVAVDGDSGQNAWLSYQLLKATEPGLFGVWAHNGEVRTARLLSERDAAKHRLVVLVKDNGEPPRSATATLHVLLVDGFSQPYLPLPEAAPAQAQADSLTVYLVVALASVSSLFLLSVLLFVAVRLCRRTRAASVGRCSVPEGPFPGHLVDVSGTRTLSQSYQYEVCLMGGSGTNEFKFLKPIIPNFPPQGTGRDSEANSNSRNDFGFN, from the exons ATGCAAACTAAAGTACAGAACAAGAAAAGGCAAGTGGcattcttcattttattgatgCTTTGGGGAGAGGTAGATTCTGAATCGATTCAGTATTCCGTATTGGAGGAGACAGAAAGTGGCACGTTTGTGGCCAATTTGACAAAGGACCTGGGACTGAGGGTGGAGGAGCTGGCTGCACGGGGCGCTCGggttgttttcaaagggaacagACAACATTTGCAGCTTGATCCACAGACCCATGATTTACTGCTAAATGAAAAACTGGACCGGGAGGAACTGTGTGGCTCCACTGAGCCGTGTGTGCTACCTTTCCAAGTGTTACTGGAAAATCCCTTGCAGTTTTTTCAGGCTTCCTTGCGTGTCAGAGATATAAATGACCACTCCCCGGAATTCCCTGCCGGAGAAATGCTCTTGAAAATATCAGAAATTACTATGCCAggaaagatatttcctttgaaaatggcACACGATTTAGACACTGGCAGCAACGGCCTTCAGAGCTACACAATCAGCTCCAACCCTCACTTCCACGTTCTCACCCGCAATCGCAGCGAAGGCAGGAAGTTCCCGGAGCTGGTGCTGGACAAACCGTTGGACCGCGAGGAGCAGCCCCGACTCACGCTAACGCTCACCGCGCTAGATGGTGGGTCTCCGCCCAGGTCAGGGACCTCCGAGATTCACATCCAGGTTTTGGACATCAATGACAACATCCCCGAGTTTGCTCAGGAGCTCTATGAGGCGCAAATCCCCGAGAACAATCCCCTCGGCTCTCTGGTTATTACTGTCTCAGCCAGAGATTTAGATGCAGGATCGTTTGGGAAGGTATCTTACGCCCTGTTTCAAGCCGATGACATCAACCAACCGTTCGAAATAAACGCAATCACAGGAGAAATTCGGTTGAGAAAGGCTTTGGATTTTGAGGAAGTTCAGTCTTATGACGTGGATGTTGAGGCCACAGATGGTGGGGGCCTATCAGGAAAATGCTCTTTAGTCGTCAGGGTCCTGGACGTGAATGACAACGCCCCTGAACTCACCATGTCGTTCTTCATCAGCCCCATCCCAGAAAACTTGCCAGAGATCATAGTGGCAGTTTTCAGTGTTTCAGATGCAGACTCTGGGCATAACCAACAGGTTATTTGTTCAATAGAGAACGATCTCCCTTTTCTACTAAGAACTTCCGTGGAGAATTTCTACACCCTGGTAACAGAAGGGGCACTGGACAGAGAGAGCAGAGCCGAGTACAACATCACCATCACCGTCACTGATTTGGGGACACCCAGGCTGAAAACCCAGCAGAGCATAACCGTGCAGGTCTCCGACGTCAATGACAACGCCCCCACCTTCACCCAAACTTTCTATACCCTGTTCGTCCGCGAGAACAACAGCCCCGCCCTGCACATCGGCAGCGTCAGCGCCACAGACAGAGACTCAGGCACCAACGCCCAGGTCACCTACTCGCTACTGCCACCCCAGGACCCGCACCTGCCCCTCGCCTCCTTGGTCTCCATCAACGCG TCCTTGGTCTCCATCAACGGGGACAACGGCCACCTGTTCGCCCTCAGGTCGCTGGACTACGAGGCCCTGCAGGCCTTCGAGTTCCGCGTAGGCACCACAGACCGCGGCTCCCCGGCGCTGAGCAGCGAGGCGCTGGTGCGCGTGCTGGTGCTGGACGCCAACGACAACTCGCCCTTCGTGCTGTACCCGCTGCAGAATGGCTCCGCGCCCTGCACCGAGCTGGTGCCCCGGGCGGCCGAGCCCGGCTACCTGGTGACCAAGGTGGTGGCGGTGGACGGCGACTCGGGCCAGAACGCCTGGCTGTCGTACCAGCTGCTCAAGGCTACGGAGCCCGGGCTGTTCGGCGTGTGGGCGCACAATGGCGAGGTGCGCACCGCCAGGCTGCTAAGCGAGCGCGACGCGGCCAAGCACAGGCTGGTGGTGCTGGTCAAGGACAATGGCGAGCCTCCGCGCTCTGCCACTGCCACGCTGCACGTGCTCCTGGTGGACGGCTTCTCCCAGCCCTACCTGCCTCTCCCGGAGGCGGCCCCTGCCCAGGCCCAGGCCGACTCGCTCACCGTCTACCTGGTGGTGGCGTTGGCCTCGGTGTCGTCGCTGTTCCTCTTGTCGGTGCTCCTGTTCGTGGCGGTGCGGCTGTGCAGGAGGACCAGGGCGGCCTCTGTGGGTCGCTGCTCGGTGCCCGAGGGCCCCTTTCCAGGGCATCTGGTGGACGTGAGCGGCACCAGGACCCTGTCCCAGAGCTACCAGTACGAGGTGTGTCTGATGGGAGGCTCAGGAACAAATGAGTTCAAGTTCCTGAAGCCGATTATCCCCAACTTCCCTCCTCAGG GGACTGGCAGGGACAGCGAGGCAAACTCCAACTCCAGGAATGATTTTGGGTTCAATTAG